A genomic window from Ideonella sp. WA131b includes:
- a CDS encoding transglutaminase family protein, translated as MSIHVALNHVTHYRYDRRVGLSPQVVRLRPAPHCRTRILSYSLRVEPGQHFINWQQDPFANHLARLVFPEKTREFKVTVDLVAEMSVLNPFDFFLEPHAENCPFEYDADSRQELLPYLARGELTPRFKAFVESIPRHHGKDRIRTIDFLVALNQRLQKDIRYLIRMEPGVQTPEVTLTNGSGSCRDSGWLLVQTLRHLGLAARFVSGYLIQLKPDVMALDGPSGSETDFTDLHAWCEVFLPGAGWIGLDPTSGLLAGEGHIPVACTPEPGSAAPVSGAVDECEVSFGHHMQVTRIHESPRVTLPYTDAQWSKIVALGHEVDQRLTDGDVRLTMGGEPTFVAVGDRDAAEWNTDALGPTKRGLATELVHRLRERYGRGGFLHFGQGKWYPGEQLPRWALSICWRADGQPCWGDPSLFADERDTHRYTAADAEAFIRTLTRKLGLADEHLLPGHEDTWYYLWRERRLPVNVDPFDARLDDELERARLRRVFQQGLDATVGWLLPLKREWRVGTAGPQWVTGPWFLRDERLYLIPGDSPMGYRLPLDSLPWAAQGDQPWTLAQDPFAPQPPLPVAAAVRSQFAAAGGMAGSPAALAAAAGADGGLDHDGFHADGTAALAGAAGVDRMAFVPGAGSRGGATEHTPEHAFPRDAATVPPRFVSAGEVTRTALCVEVRDPQRGNGPKAERWAEKQQGGKRGVLCVFMPPLRFLEDYLELLAAIEATAAERGVKIVLEGYPPPRDPRLKLLQVTPDPGVIEVNIHPAHDWAELVDHTEFLYEAAHHSRLSAEKFMLDGRHTGTGGGNHFVLGGATPADSPFLRRPELLTSLITYWQNHPSLSYLFSGLFIGPTSQHPRFDEARGDQVYEVEIALAEIERQVGLHGQVPPWLIDRTLRNLMVDATGNTHRTEFSIDKLYSPDGPAGRLGLLELRAFEMPPHARMSLAQQLLMRTLVAWFWQEPYRGRGATRLTRWGTGLHDRFMLPTFVQQDFEDVIADLQAAGFAFDAAWFAPHLGFRFPLIGDVQVAGIELTLRHALEPWHVMGEEGAPGGTVRYVDSSLERLEVKATGLNGNRHVVTVNGRALPLQPTGRVGEAVCGVRYRAWNPPSALHPTIGVHAPLTFDIVDTWVGRSLGGCRYHVAHPGGRNHDAFPVNAYEAESRRLARFFRMGHTPGPMSVQRAAPSLELPFTLDLRAA; from the coding sequence GTGTCCATCCATGTCGCGCTGAACCACGTCACCCACTACCGCTACGACCGGCGCGTGGGGCTGTCGCCGCAGGTCGTGCGCCTGCGGCCGGCGCCGCACTGCCGCACGCGCATCCTCAGCTACTCGCTGCGGGTGGAGCCCGGCCAGCACTTCATCAACTGGCAGCAGGACCCGTTCGCCAACCACCTGGCGCGGCTGGTGTTCCCCGAGAAGACGCGCGAGTTCAAGGTCACGGTCGACCTCGTGGCCGAGATGTCGGTGCTCAACCCGTTCGACTTCTTCCTGGAGCCGCACGCCGAGAACTGCCCCTTCGAGTACGACGCTGACAGCCGCCAGGAGCTGCTGCCCTACCTGGCCCGGGGCGAGCTCACGCCGCGCTTCAAGGCCTTTGTCGAGAGCATCCCGCGCCATCACGGGAAAGACCGGATCCGCACCATCGACTTCCTCGTGGCGCTGAACCAGCGTCTGCAGAAGGACATCCGCTACCTCATCCGCATGGAGCCCGGCGTGCAGACGCCGGAGGTCACGCTCACCAACGGCAGCGGCTCCTGCCGCGACAGCGGCTGGCTGCTGGTGCAGACGCTGCGCCACCTGGGGCTGGCGGCGCGTTTCGTCAGTGGTTACCTGATCCAGTTGAAGCCCGACGTGATGGCGCTCGACGGCCCGAGCGGCAGCGAGACCGACTTCACCGACCTGCACGCCTGGTGCGAGGTGTTCCTGCCGGGCGCCGGGTGGATCGGCCTCGATCCCACCAGCGGCCTGCTGGCCGGCGAGGGCCACATCCCCGTGGCCTGCACGCCCGAGCCCGGCAGCGCTGCGCCCGTGAGCGGCGCGGTCGACGAGTGCGAGGTGAGTTTCGGCCACCACATGCAGGTCACGCGCATCCACGAGAGCCCGCGCGTGACGCTGCCCTACACCGATGCGCAGTGGTCGAAGATCGTCGCGCTGGGCCACGAGGTCGACCAGCGCCTGACGGACGGCGACGTGCGCCTGACGATGGGCGGCGAGCCCACCTTCGTGGCCGTGGGCGACCGCGACGCCGCGGAGTGGAACACCGACGCCCTCGGCCCCACCAAGCGCGGCCTGGCCACCGAGCTGGTGCACCGTCTGCGCGAGCGCTACGGCCGCGGCGGCTTCCTGCACTTCGGCCAGGGCAAGTGGTACCCAGGCGAGCAGCTGCCGCGCTGGGCGCTCAGCATCTGCTGGCGCGCCGACGGCCAGCCCTGCTGGGGCGATCCCTCGCTCTTTGCCGACGAGCGCGACACCCACCGCTACACCGCAGCCGACGCTGAAGCCTTCATCCGCACGCTCACCAGGAAGCTGGGCCTGGCCGACGAGCACCTGCTGCCCGGCCACGAGGACACCTGGTACTACCTCTGGCGCGAGCGCCGGCTGCCCGTGAACGTGGACCCGTTCGACGCGCGGCTGGACGACGAGCTCGAGCGCGCCCGCCTGCGCCGGGTGTTCCAGCAGGGGCTGGACGCCACCGTGGGCTGGCTGCTGCCGCTCAAGCGCGAGTGGCGCGTGGGCACGGCCGGCCCGCAGTGGGTGACCGGGCCCTGGTTCCTGCGCGACGAGCGCCTGTACCTGATCCCGGGTGATTCGCCCATGGGCTACCGCCTGCCGCTGGACAGCCTGCCCTGGGCCGCCCAGGGCGACCAGCCCTGGACGCTGGCGCAGGACCCGTTCGCGCCGCAGCCCCCTCTGCCGGTGGCGGCGGCGGTGAGATCGCAGTTCGCGGCCGCGGGCGGCATGGCCGGCAGCCCGGCGGCGCTGGCGGCTGCCGCGGGCGCCGATGGCGGGCTGGACCACGACGGCTTCCACGCGGACGGCACCGCGGCCTTAGCCGGTGCGGCAGGTGTCGACCGCATGGCGTTTGTGCCAGGCGCGGGCAGCCGCGGCGGGGCCACCGAGCACACGCCCGAGCACGCCTTCCCACGCGATGCGGCCACCGTGCCGCCGCGCTTCGTCTCGGCCGGCGAGGTCACGCGCACGGCGCTGTGCGTGGAGGTGCGCGACCCGCAGCGCGGCAACGGCCCGAAGGCCGAACGCTGGGCCGAAAAGCAGCAAGGCGGCAAGCGCGGCGTGCTCTGCGTCTTCATGCCGCCGCTGCGCTTTCTGGAGGACTATCTCGAGCTGCTCGCCGCCATCGAGGCCACGGCCGCCGAGCGCGGCGTGAAGATCGTGCTCGAGGGCTACCCGCCGCCGCGCGACCCGCGCCTGAAGCTGCTGCAGGTCACGCCCGACCCCGGCGTCATCGAGGTCAACATCCACCCCGCGCACGACTGGGCCGAGCTGGTCGACCACACCGAGTTCCTCTACGAGGCCGCGCACCACAGCCGCTTGAGCGCCGAGAAGTTCATGCTCGATGGCCGCCACACCGGCACCGGCGGCGGGAACCACTTCGTGCTGGGCGGCGCCACGCCGGCCGACAGCCCCTTTCTGCGCAGGCCCGAGCTGCTCACCAGCCTCATCACCTATTGGCAGAACCACCCGAGCCTGAGCTACCTGTTCAGCGGCCTGTTCATCGGCCCCACGAGCCAGCACCCGCGGTTCGACGAGGCGCGCGGGGATCAGGTCTACGAGGTCGAGATCGCGCTGGCCGAGATCGAGCGCCAGGTGGGGCTGCACGGCCAGGTTCCGCCGTGGCTCATCGACCGCACGCTGCGCAACCTGATGGTCGATGCCACGGGCAACACCCACCGCACCGAGTTCAGCATCGACAAGCTCTACTCGCCCGACGGCCCAGCGGGGCGGCTGGGCCTGCTGGAGCTGCGCGCCTTCGAGATGCCGCCGCACGCGCGCATGAGCCTGGCGCAGCAGCTGCTGATGCGCACCCTGGTGGCCTGGTTCTGGCAAGAGCCCTACCGTGGCCGCGGCGCCACGCGCCTGACGCGCTGGGGCACCGGCCTGCACGACCGCTTCATGCTGCCCACTTTCGTGCAGCAGGACTTCGAGGATGTGATCGCCGACCTGCAGGCCGCCGGCTTCGCCTTCGACGCGGCGTGGTTCGCGCCGCACCTGGGCTTCCGGTTCCCGCTCATCGGCGATGTGCAGGTGGCGGGCATCGAGCTGACGCTGCGCCATGCGCTCGAGCCCTGGCACGTGATGGGCGAGGAGGGCGCACCGGGTGGCACGGTGCGCTACGTCGACTCGTCGCTGGAGCGGCTGGAGGTGAAGGCCACGGGCCTGAACGGCAACCGGCATGTCGTCACCGTCAACGGCCGTGCGCTGCCGCTGCAGCCCACCGGCCGCGTCGGCGAGGCCGTCTGCGGCGTGCGCTACCGCGCCTGGAACCCGCCGTCGGCGCTGCACCCCACCATCGGCGTGCACGCGCCGCTCACCTTCGACATCGTCGACACCTGGGTGGGCCGCAGTCTCGGTGGCTGCCGCTACCACGTGGCGCACCCGGGCGGCCGCAACCACGATGCGTTCCCGGTCAACGCCTACGAGGCCGAGAGCCGGCGCCTGGCGCGCTTCTTCCGCATGGGCCACACGCCGGGCCCGATGAGCGTGCAGCGTGCCGCCCCGAGCCTGGAGCTGCCGTTCACGCTGGATCTCCGCGCCGCCTGA
- a CDS encoding circularly permuted type 2 ATP-grasp protein, with amino-acid sequence MPTPGQESLPFDGGAPAAGAAAHAFSAHALPPEPGVWDELRGGGTLRPAWQRFVAAVPAPAGGLSTAEDLDRRVAQVEQRIQLDGVTHNVFADAGPGATTGGVSARPWSLQLLPLIIEAADWAAIEAGVVQRAELLERMLADLYGPQTLLHEGLLPPALLLRHPGWLRPMIGVPPAGGQRLFIAAFDLARGPDGRWWLVAQRTQGPSGLGYVLHNRLVISLQFPEAFAQLRVQRIASSYRLLLDALEQRAQQVAGHASPRVVLLTPGPYSETYFEHAYLARYLGLPLVEGGDLTVRGGRLYLKTVDGLEPVHGVMRRLDDDWCDPLELRPDSALGVPGLLQAARAGTVVMANALGSAFLETPAIQGFLPGIAERLLGEPLALPSLPTWWCGEAAAWTDVRDTLADKVVRSTFPRGGRTSQAYNLGLAYPPDVERSAVPVHEDPDAWTVQGRLRFSRAPIWGDGVVTPRPAMVRVYAIADGREGRPRWHVLPGGMTRVARREDASISMQRGGTSLDTWVMTEGPVDAFSMLPQRLRVDDLAAHQRPVSSRTGENLFWLGRYTERTEQLVRLARSTLMRIDADAEMDAPLRSALSQLAVSTGLAPPGVPTLSQSPLHFERAVLAALGDARGITSVAYNLQALERTALALRERLAPEQWSLVRQMSEGFCSALETLHGELPPPAQVLPALDRLALQLAAATGAQTDRMTRDHGWRLLTVGRLLERLQGLALRLLAFLGPADAGPPLGALGHVAGVEMLLEQFDSVITFRARYQRHEDLLALTEVLVLDSTNPRAFAGVLRRLRTELGKLPGPPESHGPLLALLPAEGAGLSWARLRGLEDEPVAATAAALRMLSADLLQAGHTLADRIAERYFTLAHGSDQRIG; translated from the coding sequence ATGCCCACGCCCGGCCAGGAGTCGCTGCCCTTCGACGGCGGTGCCCCGGCTGCGGGTGCGGCGGCGCACGCCTTCTCCGCGCACGCGCTGCCGCCGGAGCCCGGCGTGTGGGACGAGCTGCGCGGCGGCGGCACGCTGCGCCCGGCCTGGCAGCGTTTCGTGGCCGCGGTGCCGGCGCCTGCCGGCGGCCTTTCGACGGCCGAGGATCTGGACCGCCGTGTGGCGCAGGTGGAGCAGCGCATCCAGCTCGACGGCGTCACGCACAACGTGTTCGCCGATGCGGGGCCGGGCGCCACGACGGGTGGTGTCTCGGCGCGGCCGTGGTCGCTGCAACTGCTGCCGTTGATCATCGAAGCGGCCGACTGGGCCGCCATCGAGGCCGGCGTGGTGCAGCGCGCGGAACTGCTGGAACGCATGCTGGCGGATCTCTACGGCCCGCAGACGCTGCTGCACGAAGGCCTGCTGCCACCGGCGCTGCTGCTGCGCCATCCGGGCTGGCTGCGGCCGATGATCGGCGTGCCGCCGGCCGGCGGGCAGCGCCTGTTCATCGCCGCCTTCGACCTGGCCCGCGGCCCCGACGGGCGCTGGTGGCTGGTGGCGCAGCGCACGCAGGGTCCGTCGGGCCTGGGTTACGTGCTGCACAACCGGCTCGTCATCTCGCTGCAGTTCCCGGAGGCCTTCGCACAGTTGCGCGTGCAGCGCATCGCCAGCAGCTACCGGCTGCTGCTCGACGCCCTGGAGCAGCGCGCGCAGCAGGTGGCCGGGCACGCCAGCCCGCGCGTGGTGCTGCTGACGCCCGGGCCCTACAGCGAGACCTATTTCGAGCACGCCTACCTCGCGCGCTATCTGGGCCTGCCGCTGGTGGAGGGTGGCGACCTGACGGTGCGCGGCGGGCGCCTTTACCTCAAGACGGTGGACGGACTGGAGCCCGTGCACGGCGTGATGCGCCGGCTGGACGACGACTGGTGCGATCCACTGGAGCTGCGCCCCGACAGCGCCCTGGGCGTGCCCGGCCTGCTGCAGGCCGCTCGGGCCGGCACCGTGGTGATGGCCAACGCGCTGGGCAGCGCCTTCCTGGAGACGCCGGCCATCCAGGGCTTCCTGCCCGGCATCGCCGAGCGCTTGCTCGGCGAGCCGCTGGCCCTGCCGAGCCTGCCGACCTGGTGGTGCGGCGAGGCCGCGGCCTGGACCGACGTGCGCGACACGCTGGCCGACAAGGTGGTGCGCAGCACCTTCCCGCGCGGCGGGCGGACCTCACAAGCCTACAACCTGGGGTTGGCCTACCCCCCGGACGTTGAGCGCAGCGCCGTTCCCGTGCACGAAGACCCCGACGCCTGGACGGTCCAGGGCCGCCTGCGCTTCTCGCGGGCGCCCATCTGGGGCGACGGCGTGGTCACGCCGCGCCCGGCCATGGTGCGTGTGTACGCCATCGCCGACGGCCGCGAGGGCCGGCCGCGCTGGCATGTGCTGCCCGGCGGCATGACACGCGTGGCCCGCCGCGAAGACGCCAGCATCAGCATGCAGCGCGGTGGCACCAGCCTCGACACCTGGGTCATGACCGAGGGGCCGGTGGACGCCTTCAGCATGCTGCCGCAGCGCCTGCGCGTCGATGACCTTGCCGCCCACCAGCGCCCGGTGAGCAGCCGCACCGGCGAAAACCTGTTCTGGCTCGGGCGCTACACCGAGCGCACCGAGCAGCTGGTGCGGCTCGCCCGCAGCACGCTGATGCGCATCGACGCCGACGCCGAGATGGACGCCCCGCTGCGCAGCGCGCTGTCGCAGCTTGCGGTGAGCACGGGCCTGGCACCGCCCGGCGTGCCCACGCTGTCGCAGAGCCCGCTTCACTTCGAGCGCGCGGTGCTGGCGGCGCTTGGCGACGCACGCGGCATCACCAGCGTCGCCTACAACCTGCAGGCGCTGGAGCGCACGGCCCTGGCGCTGCGCGAGCGGCTGGCTCCCGAGCAGTGGAGCCTGGTGCGGCAGATGAGCGAGGGTTTCTGCAGCGCGCTGGAGACGCTGCACGGCGAGCTGCCGCCGCCCGCGCAGGTGTTGCCGGCGCTGGACCGGCTGGCCCTGCAACTGGCCGCGGCCACCGGCGCGCAGACCGACCGCATGACACGCGACCACGGCTGGCGGCTGCTCACCGTCGGCCGGCTGCTGGAGCGGCTGCAGGGGCTGGCGCTGCGGCTGCTGGCCTTTCTCGGGCCGGCCGACGCCGGGCCGCCCCTGGGCGCCTTGGGCCACGTGGCCGGCGTCGAGATGCTGCTGGAGCAGTTCGACAGCGTCATCACCTTCCGCGCGCGCTACCAGCGCCATGAAGACCTGCTCGCGCTGACCGAGGTGCTGGTGCTGGACAGCACGAACCCGCGCGCCTTTGCCGGCGTGCTGCGCCGACTGCGCACCGAGCTCGGCAAGCTGCCGGGACCGCCGGAGTCGCACGGGCCGCTGCTGGCGCTGCTGCCGGCCGAGGGCGCGGGACTGTCCTGGGCAAGGCTGCGCGGACTCGAAGACGAGCCCGTGGCCGCCACGGCCGCAGCGCTGCGCATGTTGTCGGCCGATCTGCTGCAGGCTGGCCACACGTTGGCCGACCGCATCGCCGAGCGCTACTTCACGCTGGCCCACGGCAGCGACCAGCGCATCGGCTGA
- a CDS encoding transglutaminase family protein — protein sequence MLLEVRHETRYAYSAPVTLAHHLVHLQPLVDTHQRLHHFALDVSPEPAQARDSTDAWGNAQRHFGLVQPHDRLTVLATSRVAVWPRFSALRPEASPTWGELAARVRYVARAPFVAAAEFALPSPYVPRLPALRELGAGLFTPGRPVAEAVLALMHRLHAEFSYESRSTEVDTPLQQVLLQRRGVCQDFAHLLAGVLRAWGLPARYVSGYLLTHAPAAAGPGEAHAGTAMLGADASHAWVQVWCPGTPGVPAGPGGADDAWLDLDPTNDCVPGSGHVRVAVGRDFGDVTPLRGVIRGGGHHTLAVGVTTRRLDRFGHAQQAHALLSPTPMENTGS from the coding sequence ATGCTGCTGGAAGTGCGCCACGAGACGCGCTACGCCTACTCGGCGCCGGTGACGCTGGCGCACCACCTGGTGCACCTGCAGCCGCTGGTCGACACGCACCAGCGCTTGCACCACTTCGCGCTCGACGTGAGCCCCGAGCCTGCCCAGGCCCGCGACAGCACCGATGCCTGGGGCAACGCGCAGCGCCACTTCGGCCTGGTGCAGCCGCACGACCGCCTCACGGTGCTGGCCACCAGCCGAGTGGCCGTGTGGCCGCGCTTTTCGGCGCTGCGGCCCGAGGCCTCACCGACCTGGGGCGAACTCGCCGCGCGCGTGCGTTACGTGGCCCGCGCGCCGTTCGTGGCGGCGGCCGAGTTCGCGCTGCCTTCGCCCTACGTGCCGCGCCTGCCGGCGCTGCGCGAGCTGGGCGCGGGCCTGTTCACGCCCGGCCGCCCGGTGGCCGAGGCGGTGCTGGCGCTGATGCACCGGTTGCACGCGGAGTTCAGCTATGAGAGCCGCAGCACCGAGGTGGACACGCCCTTGCAGCAGGTGCTGCTGCAGCGGCGCGGGGTGTGCCAGGACTTCGCCCACCTGCTGGCCGGTGTGCTGCGCGCCTGGGGGCTGCCGGCGCGCTATGTGAGCGGCTACCTGCTCACGCACGCCCCCGCCGCTGCCGGCCCGGGCGAGGCCCACGCCGGCACCGCGATGCTGGGCGCCGACGCCTCGCACGCCTGGGTGCAGGTGTGGTGCCCGGGTACGCCCGGTGTACCCGCCGGCCCCGGCGGCGCCGACGACGCCTGGCTCGATCTCGATCCCACCAACGACTGCGTGCCCGGCAGCGGCCACGTGCGGGTGGCCGTGGGCCGAGACTTCGGCGACGTCACACCGCTGCGCGGCGTGATCCGCGGCGGCGGCCACCACACCCTGGCCGTGGGCGTGACGACGCGGCGGCTCGATCGCTTCGGCCACGCCCAGCAGGCCCACGCGTTGCTCTCCCCGACACCGATGGAGAACACCGGATCATGA
- a CDS encoding circularly permuted type 2 ATP-grasp protein, which translates to MKPAFDEMNTAAGAVRPQYEVYAGWLKRQPAEAMRSRRAEAEMIFRRVGITFAVYGAKDEDAHSEFGGTERLIPFDLIPRVIPGAEWKRMEAGLRQRVTALNRFIDDVYHGQEILKAGVVPAEQVLNNAQFRKEMMGVAVPGGVYSHISGIDIVRADTGQGGQYYVLEDNLRVPSGVSYMLENRKMMMRLFPELFSMHRVEPVAHYPDLLLETLRAVSPSGVNEPTVVVLTPGMYNSAYFEHAFLAQQMGVELVEGQDLFVKDGFVYMRTTQGPKRVDVIYRRVDDDFLDPRAFRADSTLGCAGLLDVYRDGNITLANAIGTGIADDKSIYPYVPKMVEFYLGEKPILNNVPTHLCREKDDLAYVLAHLHELVVKEVHGAGGYGMLVGPAASKAEIAGFRAVLEANPANYIAQPTLALSTCPTFVDAGFAPRHIDLRPYVLSSGKTVQTVPGGLTRVALKEGSLVVNSSQGGGTKDTWVLED; encoded by the coding sequence ATGAAACCGGCCTTCGACGAGATGAACACCGCCGCTGGCGCTGTACGGCCGCAGTACGAGGTCTACGCCGGGTGGCTCAAGCGCCAGCCGGCCGAGGCCATGCGCTCGCGGCGTGCCGAGGCCGAGATGATCTTCCGCCGTGTCGGCATCACCTTCGCCGTCTACGGCGCGAAGGACGAAGACGCCCACTCGGAGTTCGGGGGCACCGAGCGCCTGATCCCTTTTGACCTCATCCCGCGCGTGATCCCCGGCGCCGAGTGGAAGCGCATGGAGGCCGGCCTGCGCCAGCGTGTGACGGCGCTCAACCGCTTCATCGACGATGTCTACCACGGGCAGGAGATCCTCAAGGCCGGTGTCGTGCCGGCCGAGCAGGTGCTGAACAACGCGCAGTTCCGCAAAGAGATGATGGGCGTGGCGGTGCCCGGCGGCGTGTACTCGCACATCAGCGGCATCGACATCGTGCGCGCCGACACGGGGCAGGGCGGCCAGTACTACGTGCTGGAAGACAACCTGCGCGTGCCCAGCGGCGTGAGCTACATGCTCGAGAACCGCAAGATGATGATGCGGCTGTTCCCCGAGCTGTTCAGCATGCACCGCGTCGAGCCGGTGGCGCACTACCCCGACCTGCTGCTGGAGACGCTGCGCGCCGTCTCGCCCAGCGGCGTCAACGAGCCCACGGTGGTGGTGCTCACGCCCGGCATGTACAACAGTGCGTACTTCGAGCACGCCTTCCTGGCGCAGCAGATGGGCGTGGAGCTGGTGGAGGGGCAGGACCTGTTCGTGAAGGACGGCTTCGTCTACATGCGCACGACGCAGGGCCCCAAGCGCGTGGACGTGATCTACCGCCGCGTCGACGACGACTTCCTCGACCCCCGGGCCTTCCGCGCCGACAGCACGCTGGGCTGTGCCGGGCTGCTGGACGTGTACCGCGACGGAAACATCACGCTGGCCAATGCCATCGGCACCGGCATCGCCGACGACAAGAGCATCTATCCCTACGTACCCAAGATGGTGGAGTTCTACCTGGGCGAGAAGCCCATCCTGAACAACGTGCCCACCCACCTGTGCCGCGAGAAGGACGACCTCGCCTACGTGCTGGCCCACCTGCATGAGCTGGTGGTGAAGGAGGTGCACGGCGCCGGGGGCTACGGCATGCTGGTGGGGCCGGCGGCGAGCAAGGCCGAGATCGCCGGCTTCCGCGCCGTGCTCGAGGCCAACCCGGCCAACTACATCGCGCAGCCCACGCTGGCGCTGTCCACCTGCCCCACCTTCGTGGATGCCGGCTTTGCGCCGCGGCACATCGACCTGCGCCCCTACGTGCTGAGCTCGGGCAAGACCGTGCAGACGGTGCCGGGCGGCCTCACGCGCGTGGCGCTGAAGGAGGGTTCGCTGGTGGTCAACTCGTCGCAGGGCGGGGGCACGAAAGACACCTGGGTTCTGGAAGACTGA
- a CDS encoding alpha-E domain-containing protein — protein sequence MLSRTADHLFWMARYMERAENTARMLDVNYQTSLLPQSADTALAGWSGLLSISELTWAFNQQHRQIDARSVMDFMVRDEGNLSSIWNCLRAARENARAVRGALTTEVWETQNQTWLEFNRMLKAGEFERDPGAFFEWVKFRSHLSRGVTVGTMLQDEALHFLRIGTFLERADNTARLLDVKFQALAGEDYFGPDGSKEQQEVDFYHWSAILRSVSGFEIYRKVYRNVIRPEKVAELLILRPDMPRSLAACMNDAVANLRLVANQHSDETLRRAGRLQSDLRYGRIDEILATGLHAYLTQFLDRVGDLGVGISRDFLVPMAA from the coding sequence ATGCTGTCCCGCACCGCCGACCACCTGTTCTGGATGGCGCGCTACATGGAGCGCGCCGAGAACACCGCGCGCATGCTCGACGTGAACTACCAGACCTCGCTGCTGCCGCAGAGCGCCGACACGGCCCTGGCCGGCTGGAGCGGGCTGCTGAGCATCAGCGAGCTGACCTGGGCCTTCAACCAGCAGCATCGGCAGATCGACGCCCGCAGCGTCATGGACTTCATGGTGCGCGACGAGGGCAACCTCTCCAGCATCTGGAACTGCCTGCGCGCGGCGCGCGAGAACGCGCGTGCGGTACGCGGCGCGCTGACGACCGAGGTGTGGGAGACGCAGAACCAGACCTGGCTCGAGTTCAACCGCATGCTCAAGGCCGGCGAGTTCGAGCGCGACCCAGGTGCCTTCTTCGAGTGGGTGAAGTTCCGCAGCCACCTGAGCCGCGGGGTCACGGTGGGCACGATGCTGCAGGACGAGGCGCTGCACTTCCTGCGCATCGGCACCTTCCTGGAGCGCGCCGACAACACCGCGCGGCTGCTCGACGTGAAGTTCCAGGCCCTGGCCGGCGAGGACTATTTCGGCCCGGACGGCAGCAAGGAGCAGCAGGAGGTGGACTTCTACCACTGGAGCGCGATCCTGCGGTCGGTGTCCGGCTTCGAGATCTACCGCAAGGTCTACCGCAACGTGATCCGCCCCGAGAAGGTGGCCGAGCTGCTCATCCTGCGCCCCGACATGCCGCGCTCGCTGGCGGCCTGCATGAACGATGCTGTGGCCAACCTGCGGCTGGTGGCCAACCAGCACAGCGATGAGACGCTGCGCCGTGCCGGCCGGCTGCAGAGCGATCTGCGCTACGGCCGCATCGACGAGATCCTGGCCACGGGCCTGCACGCCTACCTGACGCAGTTCCTCGACCGTGTGGGCGACCTTGGCGTGGGCATCAGCCGCGACTTCCTGGTGCCGATGGCGGCTTGA
- the argH gene encoding argininosuccinate lyase → MHHDPLANKQKAWSALFTEPMSELVQRYTASVGFDQRLWRADIDGSLAHAEMLAAQGVIGVQDLADIRRGMAQIVDEIESGRFEWKLELEDVHLNIEARLTALVGDAGKRLHTGRSRNDQVATDVRLWLRGEIDQLQPLLGTMQRALVERAADHATTVMPGFTHLQVAQPVSLGHHLLAYVEMFARDAERLADVRKRVNRLPLGAAALAGTSYPLDRERVARTLGFDGVCMNSLDAVSDRDFAIEFSAWAAITMVHVSRLAEELVLWMSQSFAFIDLADRYCTGSSIMPQKRNPDVAELARGKTGRVVGHLMGLITLMKGQPLAYNKDNQEDKEPLFDTVDTLATTLRIMAEMVGGIVVKPEALRRAAMRGYATATDLADYLAKKGLPFRDAHEAVAHAVKLALGRGVDLSALSLAELQAIDPRIGDDVFGVLTLEGSLNARNVLGGTAPAQVRAQVALHRTRLG, encoded by the coding sequence ATGCACCACGATCCCCTGGCGAACAAGCAGAAGGCCTGGTCGGCCCTCTTCACCGAGCCGATGAGCGAGCTGGTGCAGCGCTACACCGCCAGCGTGGGTTTCGACCAGCGCCTCTGGCGCGCCGACATCGACGGCAGCCTGGCGCACGCCGAGATGCTGGCCGCCCAGGGCGTGATCGGCGTGCAGGACCTGGCCGACATCCGCCGCGGCATGGCGCAGATCGTGGACGAGATCGAGAGCGGCCGCTTCGAGTGGAAGCTCGAGCTCGAGGACGTGCACCTCAACATCGAGGCGCGGCTTACGGCGCTGGTGGGCGATGCCGGCAAGCGGCTGCACACCGGCCGCAGCCGCAACGACCAGGTGGCCACCGACGTGCGACTGTGGCTGCGCGGCGAGATCGACCAGCTGCAGCCGCTGCTGGGCACGATGCAGCGCGCGCTGGTGGAACGGGCCGCGGACCATGCCACGACCGTGATGCCCGGGTTCACGCACCTGCAGGTGGCGCAGCCGGTGAGCTTGGGCCACCACCTGCTGGCCTACGTGGAGATGTTCGCGCGCGACGCCGAGCGCCTGGCCGATGTGCGCAAGCGCGTGAACCGCCTGCCGCTCGGCGCCGCGGCGCTGGCCGGCACCAGCTACCCGCTGGACCGAGAGCGTGTGGCGCGCACGCTGGGCTTCGACGGCGTGTGCATGAACAGTCTGGATGCCGTGAGCGACCGCGACTTCGCCATCGAGTTCAGCGCCTGGGCCGCCATCACCATGGTGCATGTGTCGCGCCTGGCCGAAGAGCTGGTGCTGTGGATGAGCCAGAGCTTCGCCTTCATCGACCTGGCCGACCGCTACTGCACGGGCAGTTCCATCATGCCGCAGAAGCGCAACCCCGATGTCGCCGAGCTGGCGCGCGGCAAGACCGGCCGCGTGGTCGGCCACCTCATGGGCCTGATCACGCTGATGAAGGGCCAGCCGCTGGCCTACAACAAGGACAACCAGGAAGACAAGGAGCCGCTGTTCGACACCGTCGACACGTTGGCCACCACGCTGCGCATCATGGCCGAGATGGTGGGTGGCATCGTCGTCAAGCCCGAAGCCCTGCGCAGGGCCGCCATGCGCGGCTACGCCACGGCCACCGATCTGGCCGACTACCTGGCGAAGAAGGGCCTGCCCTTCCGCGACGCGCACGAGGCGGTGGCGCACGCGGTGAAGCTGGCGCTGGGCCGGGGCGTCGACCTCTCGGCGCTGTCGCTGGCCGAGCTGCAGGCCATCGATCCGCGCATCGGCGACGACGTGTTCGGCGTGCTCACGCTGGAGGGCTCGCTGAACGCCCGCAACGTGCTCGGTGGCACGGCCCCGGCACAGGTGCGGGCGCAGGTGGCCCTCCATCGGACGCGGCTGGGTTGA